The Siansivirga zeaxanthinifaciens CC-SAMT-1 region AGAAATTTAAAGCTATTACAGGTATTGCTGAACGTCGGTATGCTAAAAACCATTTAAACTCCTCAGATTTAGGTGCATTTGCAGCAGAAAACGCCATAAACAATGCCAATATAGACCCCGAAACACTAGATTACATTATTGTTGCTCATAACTTTGGTGATGTTAAACACGGCACCATACAGAGTGATATGTTACCCTCGTTAGCATCAAGAATAAAACACAACCTTCGCATTAATAATCCTAAATGTGTGGCGTACGACATTCTCTTTGGATGTCCAGGCTGGATTGAAGGTGTGATTCAAGCAAAGGCCTTCATAAAGGCAGGATTAGCTAAAAGATGTTTAGTTATTGGAACCGAAACACTTTCTAGAGTGGTAGATAAACACGATCGAGATTCCATGATTTTTTCTGATGGTGCTGGCGCAACCATTATTGAAGCTACCAATGACGAAGGTGGTATTCTAGCGCATGAAACTGCTAGTTACACCTCCGACGAAGCTTATTTTTTACATTTTGGAAATTCTAATAATCCAGAATTAAACAAAGATACCAGGTACATTAAAATGGAGGGACGTAAAATTTACGAGTTCGCTTTAAACAAAGTCCCACAAGCCATGAAAACCTGTTTAGATACTAGTGGTAAAAATATTAAAGAGGTTAAAAAGATTTTTATTCATCAAGCCAACGAAAAAATGGATGAAGCCATTCTTAAACGTTTTTACAGGTTATACAGAACAGAAATCCCAGAAAATATTATGCCTATGAGCATACAAAAACTTGGAAACAGTTCGGTAGCAACAGTACCAACACTTTTCGACTTAGTTAGAAATAACAAAATAGAAAATCATAGTCTTAATAAAGGTGATGTTGTTATATTTGCAAGCGTAGGTGCTGGCATGCACATTAACGCAATTGTTTACCAATATTAAACATACGCTTTCGCGGAAAAAACAAACATGTACGAAAACACATTTCCGAACAAACGGTTTAAACATACTATTCAATTTCTAAAAAAACATATTTCAAATTCTGAAACCATTTTAGACTTAGGTGTTGAAAATCCGTTTTCTGAAATCATGAAAGCACATGGTTATTCTGTTATAAACACAAAAGGAGAAGATCTGGATGTAGATGTATCAACAATTGAAAACGCCCCTACAGACGTAGTAACTGCTTTTGAAATTTTCGAACATTTATTATCGCCTTTTACGGTTCTAAAATCGATTAAGTCTAACAAATTAGTCGCTAGTGTCCCTCTAAAATTATGGTTTTCTTCTGCATACAGGAGTAAAACCGATATGCTCGACAGACATTATCACGAGTTTGAAGACTGGCAATTTGATTGGTTATTAGAAAAAACTGGCTGGAAGATTATAGATAGTCAAAAATGGACCAACCCAACAAAAAAATTTGGCATCCGTCCTATTTTACGTTGGTTTACACCCAGATATTACATTGTTTACGCCGAAAGAGTTTAACTTTAAATTTTTAAAATTTCAAGTCTGAATTTCTACATCATCATACCAGCCCATAACGAACAAGATTCTATCGGATTAACTCTAGATTCTTTGGTTAAACAAACGCTAAAACCAAAGCAATTAGTTATTGTAAATGACAATTCAACAGATAAAACTGAAGAAATTGTAAACACCTATATTGCGCAACACCCATGGATTTCATTAGTAAATTCTAAATCTTCAAATAAACACTTGCCGGGTTCTAAAATAATTAACGCCTTTTATAAAGGCCTTGATACTTTAGACGACAACTATGATATTATTTGTAAGTTTGATGCCGATTTAATTTTTCCTAATAACTATTTAGAAGAACTCGCACTTCATTTCAATAGCCATGAAAAACTGGGTATGGTAGCTGGCTTTTGCTACATTGAAAAAAATGGCGAGTGGCTACTTGAAAACTTAACCAAAAAAGACCACATTCGTGGTGCTTTAAAAGCTTACAGAAAAGCCTGTTTTTTACAAATTGGAAAACTAAAACCTTCTATGGGTTGGGATACGGTCGATGAGTTACTAGCCAAATACTATGGCTGGGATATCTTAACCGATGAAACGCTTCACATTAAACATTTAAAACCAACAGGAATTAGCTATAACAAAGCTTCAAAATATTTGCAAGGTGAGTCCATGTATAAAATGCGTTACGGCTTTATAATTACTTTTATATCATCTGTAAAACTAGCTTACAAGAAAAAAAGTTTTAGTTTATTTATAGATTATTTAGCAGGCTATTTTAAAGCTAAAAAAAACAAAACACCTTTTTTAGTTAATGAAGAAGAAGGTAAATTTATTAGAAATCTGCGTTGGAAAGGGATGTTAAATACATTAAAATAAATATAGATATCTTAGAAATTAAAGTCGAAATTGAAAACCAATGAATAAAAATTCTATATTTAAATCATGAAAGTATTCTTACTCATATTCTGTTTTCTTATCGGGATATTTTATTTAACCAATAAACCCAAAGAACCTGCTGTTATAAAGTTGGCTGAAAGCCCAAATAAAAAAAACTGCATCGTACCGAGTGCTTCAAACGATAGTTTAAATATTCATCAAGGTTGTTGTATTAGTTCTAGTAGATCTGCTTACATCATGCAGCAAATTAAAAAATAGACGGAATAATCTTTACAACAATACTATTGTCTTAAAAAAATTAAAATCTAAAAACTCCAGTCTTTATAACTATTTGAAGCTTCTAATTTATTTTCAAGAGCATCATCGAGTTCTGGAAAAAAATCGATACCCGTTAATGTCTCGATAGTATCAACAGAAACCACAAATTCATACAGAGGTTTGTTAGAATTTTCGTGTGGCATCAAAAAAGCTATCATTTTTGTTTTTCCAGAATTAGTATCGATTAAAACTTTATAAAATTGATTAGGTACAGCAACCCTTTCGTAACCAATAGTTTCCATGTTGCCTTTTAAAACACCGCCAGTAACTACAAAAACACCATCATATTTACTGGCCCAATAACGTACTTTTTGCTCGAGGTTATTCCATATACCTGCGTTAAAATTATGTTCTTGCGGACTAATATTACTGGTTAAAAATGTTTCATCGTGAGCTTCTTTACTATAGCGTCTGTCGCCGGCAGGACATAAATGACCGCGATCGAAACCAGAGTTTTTATAATTTTTCCAATCGGCAGCTCCTGTTTTAACAGCTTTATCTATTTCAAAATAAGGTCTATCAAAATTAGTGTTAGAAAGTTGCGATTTTTTAAGTTCGTAGGCTACCCATTCTGCCTGTTCGTGTGGCTCACTGTAAGATAACGAATAACCTTTATGATGCACTATTTGTCCGGTTGTACTGGTTGGCAAAAAAAATTCGTTTGTATTTTCTTTTGTTTTTTTACCTTCAGAAATAATAATTGTTGCTTCTTCTGTTTTTAAAAAATGCTCATAACCATAAACAGCTACAACTAAAATTAAAACGAGGATGGGATATATTTTTCTTTTATTCAAACTACTATTCTAAAATAAAATCTAAAGGTTTACCAATTACGGCACTAGGAAAACTAATATTTAATAATGCAGACATGGTAGGTGCAATATCGGTAATTTCAGTGAATTTTAATGTGCTTCCGTGTTTTATTCCTTTTCCGAAGAATAACAAAGGCACATGCGTATCATAATCGAAACCAGACCCATGAGTAGACCCCGTTTTACCGTAAGATATATAGGCGGTTTCGTAAACATAAACCACATCTCCAGAACGCTTTTGATTATATCCTTTTTGCAACAAAGCTTCTAAACCTGTATCGAAATAATGAGATGTCATGGTTTTTGCAGAGTAAGCTTTATCGATGTTAGGGTAAGTGATAATTTCATTCACTATTGCATCTTGAACATCCTCTAAATTTAATTTCAATTTATTGAGTTTTGTACGATTTAAAAACACTTGATTATTACTAATATTCTCAACCAAATCTTCGTCTCCAAATTTTGCTTGTACAAAATCTTTTATGCGCTGTTTCTCTGCTTTGGAGTCTATATAACCGGCTGGGATTTTTAGGCTTTGTAAATACGCAGGAACATCGACAGCCGCATGATCGGCAGTTAAAAACGCTGTATAATTACCTTTTCCAACCTGATTATCTAAAGCCTCGAAAAAACGTTCTAAGTCTTTGTCGAGACGAATATACGTATCTTCAATTTCTTTTGAATTCACACCAAAATTGTGCCCTACGTAATCTGTACTTGAAAAACTAACCGCTAAAACATCGGTAATATTATCGGCTCCAAGCTGCTCCCCTTTTAGAGCTGCAATAGCAAAATCGGTAACAATACTATTTCCGTAAGCCGTAGACTTAATAATATCGAACCCTGAATTTTTAGGTGCTAAATCCTTCAAATCGTAAGGAAACGTTGCTATATCTTTTCCATTAAAACCTTTTTCAAAATTATTTAAATCGCTTCCACTTTCTGTGTATGTTTCAATATTATAACATGTATACCAAGGTTTTAAATACGATTCGGCGATGTTTGAATTATTAAAATCGGTTACCCATTCAGGCAAATCATTTCTGTAAAATGTACTTGTAATAAAGTGGCCTTTATCTTTTCCATAAAACCAATAAGCAGCATTTGCGGTATGACCTGCAGGTAAAATAGCGCCTCGATCTTTAATAGATATACCTATTGTTTTACCTCGCATTTGTGTAAACAGTCGGTTTTCGTCTGCAAAGGTTGTTGTTTTCATGCGGTGCGGAGACATTTGTCCGGCGTTTGATGTAGTTCCAACAGATTGAACAGCACTATCACCAGCACAATACACCATAGATTTAGATACTTTATCGTACCAATCGTTGGCAATTACACCATGATATTTTGGTGTTGTTCCTGTGTAAACAGATGCGTGCCCGGGACCAGTGTAAGTTGGCACATAGTTAAAATGATTATTTTTGCAATTAAAACCTTCATTCATCATTCGTTTAAAACCTCCTTCTCCATATTTCGAGATAAATCGCGTTAAATAATCATATCTCATTTGGTCTACTACTATACCAACAACCAACTTTGGCCGATTGGCTTCTAGTTCATTTGAAGCATTAATGTTAGTTTGACTTTGAGCTTTAATTGATGAAAATAAAACTAGGGATATTAAAGCACTAAGGAGATTTTTAAACATATTATAATTTTTTGCCAAAATTAAATATTTTAATACATCTTAATTTAAAATTAAAGTTAAATACCACTTACTTTTTTTACTTTAGCAGTATAAATTTTTATATGACTTATTTACATAATATTGGAGCTTATTTTTTAATGATTGTAGAGATGTTTCGTAAGCCTACGAAATGGTCTGTGATGAAAACATTAATTCTAAAAGATATAGACGATTTAATTATTGGATCGCTAGGTATTGTTGCTTTTATATCTTTTTTCGTTGGTGGTGTTATTACAATACAAACGGCTTTAAATATTAGCAACCCACTAATTCCTAAATACTTAGTTGGCTTCGCCACCAGGCAATCTATTGTATTAGAATTTGCACCTACGTTTACCTCTGTAATTATGGCTGGAAAAGTAGGATCCTTTATAACTTCCAGCATAGGAACCATGCGTGTTACCGAACAAATAGATGCTTTAGAAGTTATGGGTATTAACTCTTTAAATTACCTTATTTTTCCTAAAACTATTGCCTTACTCTTATACCCTTTTGCAATTGCTGTAGGTATGTTTTTAGGCATCCTTGGTGGTATGGCTGCTTGTTATTTTGGTGGTTTTGGTACCATGGAAGATTATATTGTAGGTATTCAAACAGATTTTATTCCATTTCACATTACGTACGCCTTTATAAAAACCTTTGTTTTTGCTTTTATTTTAGCTACCATCCCATCATTTTATGGGTATTATATGAAAGGTGGTGCTTTAGAAGTAGGTAAAGCAAGTACAACCTCGTTTGTTTGGACAAGTGTAACCATTATCCTTTTAAACTTTTTACTAACCCAAATGCTTTTAAGCTAATGATTGAAGTTAAAGATTTACATAAATCGTTTAATGGTGTTGAAATATTAAAAGGTATAAGCACCACTTTTGAGAAAGGAAAAACAAACCTCATTATTGGACAAAGTGGCTCGGGTAAAACGGTGTTTTTAAAGTGTTTGTTGGGTTTATTTAATTACGAATCTGGCTCTATTGCTTATGATGGTAATGTGTTTTTTAATCTTACTGAAGACGAAAAACGTAATTTAAGAGCTAAAATTGGCATGGTGTTTCAAGGCAGTGCTTTGTTTGATTCTATGACTATTGCGCAAAACGTTATGTTTCCCTTAAAAATGTTTACTAAACAAAGTAAAAGCGAGATGGAAGATCGTGTAAATTTTGTTTTAAAACGTGTAAATCTAGACAATGCACACAACAAAATGCCTAGTGAAGCTTCAGGAGGAATGCAAAAACGGGTTGCTATTGCACGTGCTATAGTTAACAACCCAAAGTATTTATTTTGTGATGAACCTAACTCTGGTTTAGACCCAAAAACATCTATTGTTATTGATAATTTAATCCAAGAAATAACAGACGAATACCAAATTATTACTGTAATTAATTCACACGATATGAATTCGGTTATGGAAATTGGTGAAAAAATTGTTTTCTTAAAAAATGGGTTAAAAGAGTGGGAAGGCTCCAAAGAAACCATTTTCAAAACCGATAACGAAGCCGTTACCGATTTTGTTTATTCTTCCAACTTATTTAAAAAAGTTCGTAAAATGTATATAGATGAAAATAGCTAATTAATACGCTTAACTTCTAAAGTATCTAGTTTCAATTTTAATTTTAACCACTGCTCGAGTTTTTCTTGATCTTTAACCTTAACCTTTTCATTGGCTAAAGAATCATTCCATTTTACTGTAAACACAGTTAAAGTATCCATTTTATTAAAATTAGACGTAATAACATGAGCAAATGAAATCTTTTCGATGGTCTCGTAATTAATTTTTACTTCTTTAGTTAATTCTTCAAAAGGAATATAGTTTTTCTCTAGCTTAGAGAGTTGTTTTACTTTATTTTCAAGATAAGCAACCTTCTGACTTTGAGACAATAAATCTAACGAATCTCTTGTTCTTAGCTCGGTCATATACTTGAAGTTGTCTAGGTTTTTAGATTTATTCTGATTAATAATTAAATCGCAATTTGATAAAGCACCATAATCATCCATACGATTTTTAATAAGACTAATGGTAGATTCTGGTATTTCATCTAAACCAAAGGTATTAAGCTCGATGGTTTGCTTGTTTTTATCAATATAATTGTAAATAGCGTTCTTTTTGATGTACTCAAAATGCGGTAAAACACTCAACTCATTATCTACAAAAGCTTTGGCGTCTCTGTTAAAATTACTTTCATTTAAAACACTTAAAAATGTCCAAACCGCAGGAATCATAACTACGATAGCAAGTAATGTAGCTAATCTTGAAATAAATTGTCGCTTTTTAGAATTTACGTATTTAAGCATGGGGAAACGCAAAACTTTCAATACAATAAAAGTTGCCAAAGCGATAAAAATGGTGTTAATAGTAAATAAGTACATGGCCCCTAAGAAATACTCAAAGTTTCCTTTAGCCAAACCATACCCAGCAGTACAAAGTGGTGGCATTAAAGCTGTAGCAATGGCGACACCAAAAATTACCGATGCGATGGTACCTCGTTTTGTTCTGGCTATAATTAAAGCCAAACCACCAAAAAAGGCAATTAAAACATCTCTAATGTCGGGTTGAACTCGCCCTAAAAGTTCGGAAGTATCTTCACTTAAAGGAAATAACCAAAAGAATAAAAAAGCCGTTAGTAAACTTAAAGCAATCATAATTGCTAAGTTTATTAACGATCGCTTTAACGTATCTATATCGTTTATTCCTATAGACATCCCCACACCTAAAATAGGGCCCATTAGAGGCGAAATTAACATGGCACCAATAACCACTGCCGTAGAATTAGCATTTAAACCAATAGATGCAACAAAAATGGAACAAATTAAAATCCAGGCAGTAGCACCTTTAAAAGGAATATCGCCTTTTATGGCCTCGATAGTTGCATCACGATCTGTATCGTCTCGAAAATCTAGTAATTCACTAAAAAATCGCTTCACACTTAGAAACAAACCCTGAGCATCCTTTTTTACGGCTTGCTTAGAATCTTCAACCGATTTATCTTTTTTGTTTTCTTCTTCAGAAAAATCAAATTTACTTTCTTCCATTTTCTTTAATTTAATAGAAACACTAATTCACTAATATATAAAATAAAAGCATGAGTTAATCAAAATAAATAGCGATTAGCCCATGCTCTTCCTTTAAAAAAATACTATAGATTAGAATTATCCGTAGTTTTCTCCGAATTTATCCTTTACTTTTTGAAGTACTTTTTTAATGTCTTGTTCTTTGGTTTTAGGATAAATTAATAGCACATCTTCTTTATCTACAATAATATAATCGTTAATCCCATCTAAGACTACTATTTTATTGTTTTTAGTGCGAATCATATTTCCTGAAGCGTCTTCTACCAACGTTCTGGCGTTTACAACGGCATTATCGTTTTGGTCTTTACCTAATTTATCGTAAAGACTTCCCCAAGTTCCCAAATCGTTCCAATCGAACTCTGCGCCAATTACAAATACATTTTTAGAGGTTTCCATTATGGCATAATCCACTGAAATATTTTCGGCTTTCGGATAATTTTCTTTAATAAATTCGGTTTCTAAATCGGTGTTATAAGCCGATATTCCGTTTTCAAATAAAGCAAATAAATCTGGCTGATTACTTTTAAAAGCATCGACAACCGTTTTAACGCTCCACATAAAAATACCTGCATTCCAGAGAAAATTACCCTGCTCGATAAATGATTTTGCGGTTTCGTAATCTGGTTTTTCTCTAAATTGATTTACCGATTTAATGTTGTTAGTTGTGTCTTTATCAAACTCAATATAACCATATCCGGTATTAGGAAATGTTGGCTGAATACCTAGGGTCATTAAGGCATTGTTATCTGAACAAAAATCGAAAGCTTGCTGTACATTCTTGGTAAATGTAACTTCATCTTCTATCCAGTGATCGCTTGGCGCTACAATCATTACAGCATCAGGATTTTCCTTTTGAATTTTTAACGAAGCATATAATATACAAGGCGCTGTATTTCGCATTGCTGGCTCTAAAACAACTTGACGTTGTGTTACTTCTGGCAACTGTTCTAAAACCAAATCGTTATAAATTTCATTGGTTAAAATGAAAATATTTTCTTTTGGTATTAAGTGAGCCAGTCTTTTAAATGTTTTTTGTATTAAGGTGTCTCCGGTTCCCAACATATCGTGAAATTGTTTTGGAAATTCCTGTGTACTTACAGGCCAAAATCTGGAACCTACTCCTCCTGCCATTAATATGGCGTAATAATTTTTATTCATCAATATTTGTTATTAATTCAACTTCTGCATTGGGATTAAATAAATATAGCCTCCCTGTTTTTATCTCTTTACATTCAAAACGTTTGACGCGTTTTTGTCCCATTTCGAATATTTTTCCATTATATAATTTAAAAACACTACCGGTAGGAACTTCAAAAATGAATGTTTTATCATTTGGTTCATCAAATTGTTTTAAAGCAAGGGCTAAATTAGCATCAGAATCGCTTGATGCCTTAGGATTTTTAAAATGTTTTGCTAATAAAGGTAACAAATTATTTGGAAAAACCTGCGGATTTAGAAATGGCAACATTAAATTCTTAAAGGTATGTTTCCATTCTACACCGTGAGGTTTTATAAATTTACCGTAATTTTTAAAAGCTTCAAAATGAGCTATTTCATGAATTAAAGTTATCAAAAAACGGTATGCATTTAAATTAGAATTTATGGTTATTTGATGCTTTCCATTTGGTAAACGCCTATAATCTCCATGTCTGGTTTTGCGTTCGTTTTTTATCTTAACAGCCAAATTATCATGTTCTAAAAGTTTTAAAACTTGATTAATGGCTTCACCTGGAATAAAATCTTGAAGATTTTTCTGCATTACAATACAAAATTAAAATATTTCACACAAGAAAAACTGCTATTTAAAAAAAAATGAAAAAAATTGGATAATTAAAGTATTAATAACGCTTATAAAAAACAAAGCACATATCTAAAAAATCAATATTTTACTATTTAAAAATACCATAAAACAAGAATAATTTATATGGATATAATCGATTAAAAATTTTAAAGCATTTGAAGTAAATCCGTCATATTGTTGAATGTCTTTGTTGCTAGAGATTCTAGATCGTTATAATAATCGTGTTCTGTATAACCATAAACATCAAATCCGCCATTTTTAGCTCCTAAAACACCTAATTTACTATCTTCTATAACCAAACATTCATCTGGCTTGTAACCCATAGTTTTTGCTGCTAATAAAAACACATCGGGTTCTGGTTTCCATTTTTTAATTGTATAACAACTAAATATTTTGCCCTCAAAATAGGGTAACAATCCAACTAGACCTAGATTGAGTCTAATTTTTTCATCGGTACCACTAGAGGCAACACAAAAAGGAATGTTTAAATTTTCAATAACTTCTTTAACACCTTTTATTGGTTTTACTGTGGCTTTAAATTGTTTATCTAATTCGGTTCTATATTCGGTTTCAAATGATTGAGGAACATCTTCGGTTACCAAGGTTTTAATAATAGACAAACAATCGTCAAAATGACTTCCTTTAAAATGCTTCATGGCATAATCTAAGTCGATATTCGCACCATATTTATTAGCCATAGCGACTAATAATTGATTACTTGTTACCTCTGTATCTACTAAAACGCCATCACAATCGAAAATGATGCATTTGTATTTTTTCATAATTTTAAGGTGTAGAATTAGAAACCTGCAACAGTTTACCGTTATAATATTTGTTTCCGTTTAAGGAAAAGTCGAAAATATATTGTGCCATTTCTAAGGCTGAAGTTGACGCTTTATAACCAGGAAAGGCTTCTTCTAGCATTTCGGTTTGTACGGCACCTAAAGCTAATACATTAAAAGATATACCAGATGCTTTGTATTCTTCGGCCAACAATTCGGTTAAGGTAATTACTGCCG contains the following coding sequences:
- a CDS encoding 3-oxoacyl-ACP synthase III family protein, giving the protein MNIKITGTGCYIPDTIEKNDAFSNHQFLNNDGSPINSPNEVIIEKFKAITGIAERRYAKNHLNSSDLGAFAAENAINNANIDPETLDYIIVAHNFGDVKHGTIQSDMLPSLASRIKHNLRINNPKCVAYDILFGCPGWIEGVIQAKAFIKAGLAKRCLVIGTETLSRVVDKHDRDSMIFSDGAGATIIEATNDEGGILAHETASYTSDEAYFLHFGNSNNPELNKDTRYIKMEGRKIYEFALNKVPQAMKTCLDTSGKNIKEVKKIFIHQANEKMDEAILKRFYRLYRTEIPENIMPMSIQKLGNSSVATVPTLFDLVRNNKIENHSLNKGDVVIFASVGAGMHINAIVYQY
- a CDS encoding methyltransferase domain-containing protein, with protein sequence MYENTFPNKRFKHTIQFLKKHISNSETILDLGVENPFSEIMKAHGYSVINTKGEDLDVDVSTIENAPTDVVTAFEIFEHLLSPFTVLKSIKSNKLVASVPLKLWFSSAYRSKTDMLDRHYHEFEDWQFDWLLEKTGWKIIDSQKWTNPTKKFGIRPILRWFTPRYYIVYAERV
- a CDS encoding glycosyltransferase family 2 protein; amino-acid sequence: MNFYIIIPAHNEQDSIGLTLDSLVKQTLKPKQLVIVNDNSTDKTEEIVNTYIAQHPWISLVNSKSSNKHLPGSKIINAFYKGLDTLDDNYDIICKFDADLIFPNNYLEELALHFNSHEKLGMVAGFCYIEKNGEWLLENLTKKDHIRGALKAYRKACFLQIGKLKPSMGWDTVDELLAKYYGWDILTDETLHIKHLKPTGISYNKASKYLQGESMYKMRYGFIITFISSVKLAYKKKSFSLFIDYLAGYFKAKKNKTPFLVNEEEGKFIRNLRWKGMLNTLK
- a CDS encoding DNA/RNA non-specific endonuclease yields the protein MNKRKIYPILVLILVVAVYGYEHFLKTEEATIIISEGKKTKENTNEFFLPTSTTGQIVHHKGYSLSYSEPHEQAEWVAYELKKSQLSNTNFDRPYFEIDKAVKTGAADWKNYKNSGFDRGHLCPAGDRRYSKEAHDETFLTSNISPQEHNFNAGIWNNLEQKVRYWASKYDGVFVVTGGVLKGNMETIGYERVAVPNQFYKVLIDTNSGKTKMIAFLMPHENSNKPLYEFVVSVDTIETLTGIDFFPELDDALENKLEASNSYKDWSF
- the pafA gene encoding alkaline phosphatase PafA, which codes for MFKNLLSALISLVLFSSIKAQSQTNINASNELEANRPKLVVGIVVDQMRYDYLTRFISKYGEGGFKRMMNEGFNCKNNHFNYVPTYTGPGHASVYTGTTPKYHGVIANDWYDKVSKSMVYCAGDSAVQSVGTTSNAGQMSPHRMKTTTFADENRLFTQMRGKTIGISIKDRGAILPAGHTANAAYWFYGKDKGHFITSTFYRNDLPEWVTDFNNSNIAESYLKPWYTCYNIETYTESGSDLNNFEKGFNGKDIATFPYDLKDLAPKNSGFDIIKSTAYGNSIVTDFAIAALKGEQLGADNITDVLAVSFSSTDYVGHNFGVNSKEIEDTYIRLDKDLERFFEALDNQVGKGNYTAFLTADHAAVDVPAYLQSLKIPAGYIDSKAEKQRIKDFVQAKFGDEDLVENISNNQVFLNRTKLNKLKLNLEDVQDAIVNEIITYPNIDKAYSAKTMTSHYFDTGLEALLQKGYNQKRSGDVVYVYETAYISYGKTGSTHGSGFDYDTHVPLLFFGKGIKHGSTLKFTEITDIAPTMSALLNISFPSAVIGKPLDFILE
- a CDS encoding MlaE family ABC transporter permease, producing the protein MTYLHNIGAYFLMIVEMFRKPTKWSVMKTLILKDIDDLIIGSLGIVAFISFFVGGVITIQTALNISNPLIPKYLVGFATRQSIVLEFAPTFTSVIMAGKVGSFITSSIGTMRVTEQIDALEVMGINSLNYLIFPKTIALLLYPFAIAVGMFLGILGGMAACYFGGFGTMEDYIVGIQTDFIPFHITYAFIKTFVFAFILATIPSFYGYYMKGGALEVGKASTTSFVWTSVTIILLNFLLTQMLLS
- a CDS encoding ABC transporter ATP-binding protein; translation: MIEVKDLHKSFNGVEILKGISTTFEKGKTNLIIGQSGSGKTVFLKCLLGLFNYESGSIAYDGNVFFNLTEDEKRNLRAKIGMVFQGSALFDSMTIAQNVMFPLKMFTKQSKSEMEDRVNFVLKRVNLDNAHNKMPSEASGGMQKRVAIARAIVNNPKYLFCDEPNSGLDPKTSIVIDNLIQEITDEYQIITVINSHDMNSVMEIGEKIVFLKNGLKEWEGSKETIFKTDNEAVTDFVYSSNLFKKVRKMYIDENS
- a CDS encoding DUF389 domain-containing protein gives rise to the protein MEESKFDFSEEENKKDKSVEDSKQAVKKDAQGLFLSVKRFFSELLDFRDDTDRDATIEAIKGDIPFKGATAWILICSIFVASIGLNANSTAVVIGAMLISPLMGPILGVGMSIGINDIDTLKRSLINLAIMIALSLLTAFLFFWLFPLSEDTSELLGRVQPDIRDVLIAFFGGLALIIARTKRGTIASVIFGVAIATALMPPLCTAGYGLAKGNFEYFLGAMYLFTINTIFIALATFIVLKVLRFPMLKYVNSKKRQFISRLATLLAIVVMIPAVWTFLSVLNESNFNRDAKAFVDNELSVLPHFEYIKKNAIYNYIDKNKQTIELNTFGLDEIPESTISLIKNRMDDYGALSNCDLIINQNKSKNLDNFKYMTELRTRDSLDLLSQSQKVAYLENKVKQLSKLEKNYIPFEELTKEVKINYETIEKISFAHVITSNFNKMDTLTVFTVKWNDSLANEKVKVKDQEKLEQWLKLKLKLDTLEVKRIN
- a CDS encoding mannose-1-phosphate guanylyltransferase; translated protein: MNKNYYAILMAGGVGSRFWPVSTQEFPKQFHDMLGTGDTLIQKTFKRLAHLIPKENIFILTNEIYNDLVLEQLPEVTQRQVVLEPAMRNTAPCILYASLKIQKENPDAVMIVAPSDHWIEDEVTFTKNVQQAFDFCSDNNALMTLGIQPTFPNTGYGYIEFDKDTTNNIKSVNQFREKPDYETAKSFIEQGNFLWNAGIFMWSVKTVVDAFKSNQPDLFALFENGISAYNTDLETEFIKENYPKAENISVDYAIMETSKNVFVIGAEFDWNDLGTWGSLYDKLGKDQNDNAVVNARTLVEDASGNMIRTKNNKIVVLDGINDYIIVDKEDVLLIYPKTKEQDIKKVLQKVKDKFGENYG
- a CDS encoding SprT-like domain-containing protein, which encodes MQKNLQDFIPGEAINQVLKLLEHDNLAVKIKNERKTRHGDYRRLPNGKHQITINSNLNAYRFLITLIHEIAHFEAFKNYGKFIKPHGVEWKHTFKNLMLPFLNPQVFPNNLLPLLAKHFKNPKASSDSDANLALALKQFDEPNDKTFIFEVPTGSVFKLYNGKIFEMGQKRVKRFECKEIKTGRLYLFNPNAEVELITNIDE
- a CDS encoding HAD family hydrolase, producing MKKYKCIIFDCDGVLVDTEVTSNQLLVAMANKYGANIDLDYAMKHFKGSHFDDCLSIIKTLVTEDVPQSFETEYRTELDKQFKATVKPIKGVKEVIENLNIPFCVASSGTDEKIRLNLGLVGLLPYFEGKIFSCYTIKKWKPEPDVFLLAAKTMGYKPDECLVIEDSKLGVLGAKNGGFDVYGYTEHDYYNDLESLATKTFNNMTDLLQML